A region of the Silene latifolia isolate original U9 population chromosome 9, ASM4854445v1, whole genome shotgun sequence genome:
TACGCGTATCGTATTATTATCgttacaacttattattattattattattattattattattattattattattattattattattattattattattattattattattattattattattattattattattattgttcttattattattattgttattatttttattatttttattattattattattattattattattttaatagaaggatgcgcgcatctttcattaaaagaaaaataaaagtttacatgaaattggtggggagccgagagacaatctgggctcccacacccttagcaatagcaaagctaagtctagtaaaaatgtaagcggccacccgagcccccgcatcctgagataccgagaatttctggatccgcttgagcaaggcaacagcatccgaacccagctccccaagagaagagaaagagtaaggaaggaaaccataacccgctaccgcgcacaaatccccatacatagcacactttcgctgagcagcatcagcgacaacccggccaggcacaaaatccgtcatcccagtctgagtcaaaggagaagaacctgtcaagttaacgcacacatcacgccccctgtcccaagaataaagcaataaatccgcaggacgaatagagccaccatgtccatcaaccaaaccgatatcaacctcctttcccgcagtaataccagatctatagcagatgacgaaaagagtgtcccggacaaggttatgccgatgtttaacgcccacagtactaGTACAAGAAAcggcgtggtccccaaaaacaacctcagcaaaaacccgagagcaagccggacagggcctagataccgtgaataacggaacacccagacgataccccaacacactacggtaagtcctcccgttcatagtctgacccaaccccgagataggaaccacacgtaaccaatcagaggagtgagaaccctgctgagactgccataaagcaagctggcgtggtgtcaaagagaaaacagactttGAGGCAGcaacaaccgtcgcgaaataaatatctgccaatttcttcataagttttggggcagcaatttcactagggttacctaaaataCCAGATCCTGTGGTCGCAGTAAACACccgtgcggcatcatcaaaagcagggccaacagctacaataccagaagggccgaggagcttagcctgtaAACCAGCAGACTGCATACGGGACgtaataaaagcataaaataaaacatctcccgccgcatagacaccaaacccaccaagctgaaaagggaatgtagcaaggcgccactgccaatccccaaaacccggccctgacgtGGTGACAATaagttccaagctagaacgaagagcggcatcaaaaggaagatggacagacccaaaaacactaggggagcaagtacgaagtgagaagtaaagcttggaaataccagtacaagctcgaagaagaagcaactcacattgcgggtcctcaatcctcgcaaccaaatccattagctcaatgttcttggttactctcttcgccacaatcccACTGCTAAAATCAGAACAAGCACTGACAGgtaaactattattattattgttattattattattattattattattattattattattattattattattattattattattattttattattattttattattattattattattattattattattattattattattattattattattattattattattattattattattattattgttattgttattattattattattattattattataaagggatgcgcgcagctttcattaaaataagaataaaagtttacatgaaattggtggggagccgagaaacaagtcaggctcccacacccttagcaacaaagaaaagctaagtctagtaaaaatgtaagcggccacccgagcccccgcatcctgagatacagagaatttctggatccgcttgagcaaggcaacagcatccgaccccagctccccaagtgaagagaaggagaaaggaaggaaaccataacccgctatcgcgcacaaatccccatacttagcacactttcgctgagcagcatcagcgacaacccggcccggcacaaaatcgccaacccgGTCCCGAGTCAAAGGTAAAGAACCcgtcggtcgacgcacacatcacgccccctgtcccaagaataaagcaataaatccgcaggacgaagagagccaccatgcccatcaaccaaaccgatatcaacctccttccccgcagtaataccagatctatagcagatgtcgaagagagtgtcccggacaaggttatgccgatgtttaacgcccacagtaccagtacaagaaacagcgtggtccccaaaaacatccccagcaaaaacccgagagcaagcaggacatggCCTAGATACCGaaaataacggaacacccagacgataccccaacacactacggtaagtcctcccgttcatagtctcccgttattattattattattattattattttcgcAAGAAATGCAAGGGatcttctcattattaattaggACTTACATGACGAGACCCACTAGATCACAATTACATTCCTGACAAAGGCAGGCCAGAGTAGCCACCCTCAAACTAGTCCCCAAAAGAAACCACTACTTTCAGAAACCAACAGTACAATGATACATCCATGTTGAAACGATATAACAAATACGGGATATGAGAATAGGAGTCGCAGTTCGAACACCCTTGAAGATGCGGGCATTCCTTTCTTTCCAAAGCATATACAAAGTACTCATGAAAGCCACCCTTCGAAGAACCTTAACACGAGCTTTGCCTCTGTTTCTGTCCCTAATCCATAGTAGCACCTGAGGTAAACTAGAATGGATATCCAGCTTACACAGTCTGCTACACACCACCTTCCAGACCTCAGATGAGTAAGGGCAACAAAAGAATAGTTGCTGAACATCTTCCCCTGCACCTTCACACAACACACACCTGTTTGCCAGGCTAAAACCCCTATGTTTCAAGTTGTCCACTATAGAGAGCTTGTTCTGGCATGTCATAGAGCCTATGATAGCATGCTTGGGCAGAACAGCATGATTATGAACAGTCCTATACCACCCTACTGCAGAAGCTCTAGACCTGATGCACTCATACAACATACCCATACGGAGTTTGTCAGCTTGTGTGCAATCCTTGAGCAGCTCTTCTGCTCTACTAGGCGTACCAACCAAATGAATAAGCAGGTCTTTTATCTGGATGACAAACTTCCAGAACCAAGAGTGGGAAATGGTACTAGAAGCATGTCATATAGAAGTACCTTTCATAACATAATGGCTATACCAGGAGGCCCAAAGGGAGGTTGGCCCGTGGATCAGCTTCCATATCCAGCTTATCATTTGACATTTGTTCCAGCTCAATATCTCCTTAATATCTATACCACCTTCCCTCTTAGGACGACTAAGCCCATCCCAACCTTTAAAGATCATCTTCCTCTTGCCCTCAGCTACCCCCCAATAGAAGTCTCTACAAATTTTGTGAAGCTTTTTAACAATTCCTTTGCGGAGGAGGATGCTAGCCCCCCAGAAGTTTTtaactattgttattattattattattattattattattattattattattattattattattattattattattattattattattattattattattattattattattattattattattattattattattattattattattattattattattattattattattattattattattattattattattattattattattaatattattaatattattaatattattaatattattaatattattattaatattattaatattattattattattattattattattattattattattattattattattattattattattattattattattattattattattattattattccgtctcatgcATAACTCGTATAAgcaatataaaatatatatatttataaaacaTATTTACCCATTTACCGTTGACTAGAATTTGACCAAGGtaaaatacagagtattacagAGATGGAGCGAATACATACCATATTATGTTAATATGGATACAAGTGGGCCATTTTGTGTGTTAATATATTAAAAACTGATTTGACAATACACAAAAAAGAAATAGGAAAAAATGGGGATTTCCCCATGCAAACACATGCGTGCTTAGTAAGGTCACTTCCTGTAATACCTCGTAAATTCTAGAGCTGTACTCAGTCGAGTGgccaaatactcgaccgagtaaacctcactcgaccgagtgagggaccGAGTGAGTCTGCAAATTTTTTAAAGCTCCTGATCgtaggtcactcgaccgagtagaggttcactcgaccgagtggagcctccctcgaccgagtgaaccgagCACTCGACCGTGTACTGCGGGAACCGCTGTGGTTTTTACGCGTGGGCTTTTCTATTGATTGGCCTTGACATATATATACCctatttt
Encoded here:
- the LOC141601741 gene encoding uncharacterized protein LOC141601741: MSNDKLDMEADPRANLPLGLLIKDLLIHLVGTPSRAEELLKDCTQADKLRMGMLYECIRSRASAVGWYRTVHNHAVLPKHAIIGSMTCQNKLSIVDNLKHRGFSLANRCVLCEGAGEDVQQLFFCCPYSSEVWKVVCSRLCKLDIHSSLPQVLLWIRDRNRGKARVKVLRRVAFMSTLYMLWKERNARIFKGVRTATPILISRICYIVSTWMYHCTVGF